A stretch of Cicer arietinum cultivar CDC Frontier isolate Library 1 chromosome 5, Cicar.CDCFrontier_v2.0, whole genome shotgun sequence DNA encodes these proteins:
- the LOC101490403 gene encoding ubiquitin-like protein 5 → MIEVVLNDRLGKKVRVKCNDDDTIGDLKKLVAAQTGTRADKIRIQKWYTIYKDHITLKDYEIHDGMGLELYYN, encoded by the coding sequence ATGATAGAGGTGGTGTTGAACGATCGATTGGGGAAGAAGGTTCGTGTGAAGTGCAACGACGATGACACAATTGGAGATTTGAAGAAGCTGGTTGCGGCACAGACGGGCACGAGAGCCGACAAAATCCGAATCCAAAAGTGGTACACCATTTACAAAGATCACATCACTCTCAAGGATTACGAGATTCACGATGGCATGGGTCTCGAACTCTACTACAATTAA